The sequence AACAAACTTCAACTGTAATTGGCTTATCAAAGTTTGCGTACAAGAATTATAAACCCAAACTGACCTAACCCAATCTCAAGTTGACTGCAGGCAAATATTTGCCTGTGACTGCAGAACTTTAACTATGTTATCTTGCAGATACTTTAACTAAGCTGCCCATCAATTTTGAAAAGCAAACTTTCCACCGTCCAGAAACTTCAAGGCCGCAAAACTTTGATTAAACATAAGCCAATTCGAAGGAAAATAAAGTGCAAAAAAGGTCAAAGACAGACGGAGATAGAAAGAGAGTTTTCCACTCCCCCAACTGTCAGCTAATTAACATGGAAAATTTCACCAAAATATATCGTTTGCTCGTGGCGAACTTTTTGGATTCCTTTCTGGGTGGGGGCGGCGCCATAAGTTTCCAGAATTTATAGAGTCGAAAGCTTTCTATCGATAGATAAATATGGCGAGCCAGAAACAGATACAAGTACTTGTAGATACAAAGAAGCAGCCGCAAACAAACAACACTCccgaaaataataaacaattgAAAATTAGTTACTTGCTGCTATCGAATTATAAACAAGCTATTGCCCCGTAACCTCAATTTGGATCGGGAATGGGAAAACATATACCTAATGgatcattttatttttcagtctgtgtgtgtgggctAAAGTGCAATACCCAAATCGAACACTAAGGCATTCCAATTAAACTAACAATCAAAGTGCAATACAAATAAATCCAGCTAAAAATCGGCGAGAATATTTACAGAAGCTGTGTTCATAAATAGATTTGCCCAAACAACGCAAAACAAACCAATAAAAGCAAATCGAATTAACTATTTTGTCAGCCAGACCATTAAATACATATAACAACAACTACGAATAAACTTAATAAGCatttaaaataacaataacaattttgtgcaatttaattaaattaatataatcgtatacaaaaattaaaagccTTCAAAAGGTTTTACACATTTTTGCTAAATACTTTTGCgctaaatcaaaaataaaactaaacaCTTTATAAACTACAATTAGCTAAAttgatataaaataaaatttatagaattacaatacattttaaaaagcgacaaggtttttgaaaaattattaaattgctatacaaatataaaaacaacTTTAAATGCATATTGCTGAGACGGATTACGTTTAAAATACTAGCTGCAGATTTTTCAACTTTGTAAGTatgagtaaataaataaaaaaattatttaaagccTATAAATACTTGATTAAACCAAAAACGTTATATCTTTGCTGTGCCTGGGAgtcttttaattaaaattcaatgAAGCTTAGACCGACTTATGCAAATTGTTGACCCATTTTATAGtttattaaattgaaaataGTTGCCTGTCTTACCAGGTTTCGTTTTTAAGTGGGTCAtcaaattttcacttgtttACCAAGGagattaaactttttattaaaagaaatagacagatatttatatatacatttttatagtGAACCCCCTTGTTATCTGAGTGCTTTTCACATAAGAGGCTTACTAGACAAACAAAATCCCCatcaaataaatttaactCAATTGCCCAAACATTCCCCAATGGCTGAGCGCTGATTGTAGAttgttgatgatgatgatgtcgttattttttctgtttgttgttttttgctGAGGCTTACGTGTAAACTTTTATCTGCACTTAGATTTTTGACATACAAATTTATTGTTTATGCCCCTtgatagcaaaaaaaaaaaaaaagaacatgcaattttgtaattattaattttacgGTCTGTTTGAGTTTAACTACACCACACTATACGTGTGAATTTGAAGAGTTTGTTTGGGGCAAAACGTTGGAAAGAGTTCCCTGCAAAAGTGCAGCGGCTAACTGTTGATCATTTCCGCTcgcttttggccaaaaaaaactGTCCAAGTGTGTCGGCGAAGGTCGGTgaacttattttttttaccgGCCCAAGTTGCGTGTTTGTTTAGGCCCGAAAATCCCACCGTCGCTTTATTGCGGTTATTGACTTTCTCAACTCATTCCGCTTCTTGGTCTTCATCTCTTTTATCTGTTTGGcccacacgcacacacacttGTCCGCGTTCTGGGCCTAATTTccttttcagtttttttttttttcagggTGTGTTCGCCACATCAATTCAAAAAAtacagaaacaaaaattaacataatcaaatttactttttttttacatcGCGAACACGTTTCGTGGCCGAAATAAGAAAAAGTGAAGACCATTATTTAATTTTCGTGTCAGTCGGCGCAATGCTCCAGCGAATGGCATTGAAGAACTGACAAGCTGAGGGTTATTTTCACCTGCCAATTGGTTTGACAGGGTGAGCTCTATAGTGGTCTATAAACAGATTATGCCACGAGTGCCGATTGAAAAGGGCTCGTTCTACGCTCTACAGCCAGCAATTGTCTGGGTTTTATGATTGAGAAGGTCGTATTTAATGTTCAAAATCTTGGGATAGGTTTTTTCACAGACATATTAATCTTAATTTACAATCCATCTTATAACGAATATTTACATTAAATCAAATCAACAGATTTGCTAGAGGCCATGGCTTTTTTGAATTGAAACTTAATTACATACCTGATcataattggtttatatattTTCCCTATAGGTTGATAAAGAAAAAATGTCTACCTATAAAGGATTTAAAGTGATATTGACATCAAcactttttataatttttttccaatttcACTTGTTCTCTTTTTGTTACATTGTAGAAGCTTCaagattttttttcatttttaaaaaatatttaactaatGAAATACTTTACATAAGTCATAAAACAAATACTGAAACAATGTTAAACTAAATTTACCATTTAATGTGTAAATATCGGCTGGCTTTTACTTATTTGCCAATTTTTTCAAATCCAATTTACTGATCCACAATGCCCTTGTGGTTGAGGCCTTCCAACAATTTTTTGGCTACTCTTGAAATTCAAAATTTGTATCAAAATTTAAGGAATCCACCACAAGATGAGCATGCGTAACATGAATTGCAACTTAGTTGCTCAATTTCCGAGGAGTTCCAAGATAGGTTCGATCTGCAATAGACAACCTCCTAGATACACATGTCTATCCCAGGAGCATCATCTTTGGCGGCAGAGAAACCAAGTGGAAATTCAGCAATTGGCCAAGCTGATTGGCTGCTATCCCGAGGAAATAGATGGCTTTCTTTACAAACTCAGCCTGGAGAACTACAATCATCTCTTGAGCCCCAAGGGCTGTGGATGGAATTCCTGCAATGTGCCACTTTGTTATCCTTGTGTCTGTGATCGCTACATGGCCATTTTCGATCATCGTGGCAACTTGAGGAGCTCCATCCGTCCAAAAAGTCTTAATGGCTTACTCtcgttaatattaaattttttgaatgAAGATTCGCCTGGTGGCCGAAGGGATTATCAGTCATATCCTTACGGCCATCAAGCGAAATTGCATTCGAATACTTTTTCCATGAGAGATGACATTTCAAGCTTGGGTTCGGAATACAGCGATATTCAAAGTGTGAGATCTTTAAATTGGCATACCAAGATTACAAGGAGTCTAAAAAACAGCATTACACCTGTACAATTAGAACCTTTGTTGTGGAAGCTTCCAGAATTAGAATCTGAGGAGGATTTGCgtcaagaaaagaaaaagaaaacctTTGGACGAAAGTCTGTGTTCCTCAACGATGAACTTGCCTTAGCTTACGCCAAGCCAGATGATTATGTGGAGTATCTAATGAAAACCCTGGGTCGACATCGCATTAGGGGTAGCTATGTGGGGCCTGTGGGACAGTTAAGAACATTACGTATTCGTCTCCTACTTCAAAAACTAGTCGAACAGAAGGGAACTAATATAACTGAAGAGGATTTAAATAAGGCCCTTAAGAAGGTGGATCTTGAGTGGAAAAAGACTGCTAGGGCGGATTATAAACGTCAGAAGAAAACCGCCGAGGAGATCTCGAGGCTCTACAACGTCATTGTTCAGAGATGGTCAGAGCGTCCAATACCGCCAGTTCTTGGAAAAGTTAGAGGCAATTACCCAAAGGTTCCAAAAGCTGCGAAGCTTCCCAGAAAATACTTGGGCAATCAAGTCCCCATACTGTTCCATGAGCCCTTTGATCCCAAAAAACCTTGGACCTGGCAACGCCGACATCCAAGACAAACTCGGCTAAATTCGAAATACAAATTCTCAACATCAAGGATCAAACGATATTTGCGCAGTTCCTTGAAGGATCAAATAGATGAGGCGTCGGATCGTTATTCAATTCACTCGACAATAAGTGATAAAGGTA is a genomic window of Drosophila suzukii chromosome 2L, CBGP_Dsuzu_IsoJpt1.0, whole genome shotgun sequence containing:
- the LOC108015628 gene encoding uncharacterized protein, which translates into the protein MSMRNMNCNLVAQFPRSSKIGSICNRQPPRYTCLSQEHHLWRQRNQVEIQQLAKLIGCYPEEIDGFLYKLSLENYNHLLSPKGCGWNSCNVPLCYPCVCDRYMAIFDHRGNLRSSIRPKSLNGLLSLILNFLNEDSPGGRRDYQSYPYGHQAKLHSNTFSMRDDISSLGSEYSDIQSVRSLNWHTKITRSLKNSITPVQLEPLLWKLPELESEEDLRQEKKKKTFGRKSVFLNDELALAYAKPDDYVEYLMKTLGRHRIRGSYVGPVGQLRTLRIRLLLQKLVEQKGTNITEEDLNKALKKVDLEWKKTARADYKRQKKTAEEISRLYNVIVQRWSERPIPPVLGKVRGNYPKVPKAAKLPRKYLGNQVPILFHEPFDPKKPWTWQRRHPRQTRLNSKYKFSTSRIKRYLRSSLKDQIDEASDRYSIHSTISDKGRSGERESMEPLFGGPKV